A single region of the Syntrophotaleaceae bacterium genome encodes:
- a CDS encoding sulfurtransferase TusA family protein yields MAISVDARGLSCPQPVLMTINAIKSGDSDEILIVVDNETAKENVCRAATGKGWTVADIRDESDGCGITIKRG; encoded by the coding sequence ATGGCCATTTCGGTAGATGCTCGGGGACTTTCCTGCCCTCAACCGGTTCTCATGACCATCAATGCGATCAAATCGGGTGATTCGGATGAAATTTTGATAGTAGTCGACAACGAAACCGCGAAAGAGAATGTGTGCCGCGCGGCGACTGGGAAGGGTTGGACGGTCGCGGATATCCGCGATGAATCGGATGGTTGCGGCATAACGATTAAAAGAGGGTAA
- the yedE gene encoding YedE family putative selenium transporter, which yields MVRLKNIFAGRWGIIGVGVFIGILAALLQKWGNPGNMGVCVACFERDIAGAIGFHRAQVVQYIRPEIIGFVLGSLIAAYLFKEFRPRLGSAPIVRFVLGAFAMIGALVFLGCPWRAALRLAGGDGSAIFGLLGLAAGIWIGTLFLKGGYNLGRTQQTQSAAGWMLPLLMVGLLVLLVIFPSIPGAEKSGVLFYSLKGPGAMYAPVLVSLGVGLLIGFLAQRSRFCTMGAIRDFVLFRQTHLLSGFIALIVAALAVNLILGQFHPGFAGQPVAHTMQVWNFGGMLLAGLAFCLAGGCPGRQLFLAGEGDGDAAIFVLGMIAGAGFSHNFGLASSPAGIGEYGIQAVVIGLLVCLFIGFTMRKRIAIA from the coding sequence ATGGTCAGGTTGAAAAACATCTTTGCAGGACGTTGGGGCATCATCGGCGTCGGGGTTTTTATCGGCATACTGGCTGCCCTGTTGCAGAAATGGGGAAATCCCGGCAACATGGGGGTTTGCGTGGCCTGTTTTGAACGTGACATTGCCGGGGCCATCGGATTCCACCGGGCCCAGGTGGTTCAGTACATCCGCCCCGAGATCATCGGCTTCGTTCTCGGGTCGCTGATTGCCGCCTATCTGTTCAAGGAATTTCGCCCTCGCCTTGGCTCGGCGCCGATTGTCCGGTTCGTGCTTGGCGCCTTCGCCATGATCGGGGCCCTGGTGTTTCTCGGCTGCCCATGGCGGGCGGCTCTGCGTCTTGCCGGCGGTGACGGCAGCGCCATCTTCGGCCTGCTCGGTCTCGCCGCCGGCATCTGGATCGGCACCCTTTTCCTGAAGGGCGGATACAACCTCGGCCGGACCCAGCAGACCCAATCCGCTGCAGGATGGATGCTTCCCCTGCTGATGGTGGGCCTGCTCGTTCTTCTGGTGATTTTCCCCAGCATTCCAGGAGCGGAAAAGAGCGGGGTGCTGTTTTACAGTTTGAAAGGGCCGGGCGCCATGTATGCTCCGGTTCTGGTCTCCCTCGGCGTGGGCCTTCTCATCGGATTTCTTGCCCAGCGGAGCCGATTCTGCACCATGGGTGCCATACGTGATTTCGTTCTGTTCCGACAAACCCATCTTCTTTCGGGGTTCATTGCCCTCATCGTTGCAGCCCTGGCAGTCAACCTCATTCTGGGCCAGTTTCATCCGGGATTCGCGGGCCAGCCGGTCGCTCATACCATGCAGGTCTGGAATTTTGGAGGGATGCTGCTGGCGGGCCTGGCCTTCTGCCTTGCCGGCGGTTGCCCGGGACGGCAGCTCTTCCTGGCCGGGGAAGGGGACGGCGATGCCGCAATTTTTGTCCTGGGGATGATCGCCGGGGCCGGTTTCAGTCATAATTTCGGCCTTGCCAGCTCACCAGCCGGCATCGGGGAATATGGCATTCAGGCTGTCGTCATCGGGCTGCTGGTCTGTTTGTTCATCGGGTTTACCATGCGAAAAAGAATTGCCATTGCATAA
- the fdhF gene encoding formate dehydrogenase subunit alpha codes for MSNVNLTIDGIQTTVPKGTTVLDAARKAGSFVPTLCHDPELSKPGACRLCVVEIKGARNLSASCVTEALEGMVVETASPAVIEARKTILELILSNHPEDCLLCHQAGDCKLQDYAYFYDVRRGAFNGESHDYKLEDDNLFVVRNMNKCILCGKCLRACEEKQGRAVIDFAYRGFRTKVTTAMDQALADSVCVSCGSCVAVCPTGALTEKAMLGKGRKWEVEKVRTTCPFCGVGCNFDLNVKDGRVIGVTSNPDSPVNGPDLCVKGRFGIDYVHSPKRLTKPLIRKNGELVEASWDEALDLVASKFSEIKSKFGSDAIAALSSARCTNEDNYVLQKFIRAVCGTNNVDHCARTCHAPTVAGLAASFGSGAMTNSIEDILHTDLLFVIGANPTEAHPMVGAKMLQAVQKGTKLVVVDPRRIELADKADHFLQIKSGTDIPLMNGLMHIIIKEGLHDRNFVEVRTEGFEDLKATVEKYTPARVSEMTGVPENILYEVARMYAKAPNALICYTLGLTEHVCGTYNVMSTANMAMLTGHIGRLGSGVSPLRGQNNVQGACDMGALPGDYPGYQKVADPEVRAKFEKAWGVKLVEKPGMMIPAMMDAAVEGRVKAMYIMGEDPVLSDPNANYIKKAMKALDFLVVQEIFMSETAKYADVVLPGASFAEKDGTFTNAERRVQRVRKAIEPIGDSRADWQIVCEVAKRMGHPMEYGWPGDIWNEMAALSPIFTGINYDKMDAAGMQWPCPGAGHPGTKILHTETFTRGLGLLKGIEHIPPAEMPDEEYPFLLSTGRILSHYNVTTRQSPALAAYVPEEAAMVHPLDAAKLSLDSGDRLRVTSRRGSVTTAIQITDRVQPGMIWMSLHHASTPTNELTVHAFDPISQTGEYKIAAVKVERFA; via the coding sequence ATGTCCAATGTCAATTTAACCATCGACGGTATTCAAACAACCGTCCCCAAAGGGACAACAGTCCTTGATGCGGCCCGGAAAGCCGGGTCTTTCGTGCCCACCCTTTGTCACGACCCGGAGCTCAGCAAGCCCGGTGCCTGCCGCCTCTGCGTGGTGGAAATCAAGGGCGCTCGAAACCTGTCGGCTTCGTGTGTTACCGAGGCCCTTGAGGGGATGGTAGTCGAGACCGCGTCCCCCGCTGTTATTGAAGCCAGAAAAACCATCCTGGAACTCATTCTGTCCAACCATCCGGAAGACTGCCTTCTCTGCCATCAGGCAGGCGATTGCAAGCTGCAGGACTACGCCTATTTTTACGATGTGCGTCGCGGCGCTTTCAACGGCGAAAGTCATGATTACAAGCTGGAAGACGACAACCTTTTCGTCGTCAGGAACATGAACAAATGCATCCTCTGCGGGAAGTGCCTCAGGGCGTGCGAGGAAAAGCAGGGAAGGGCGGTCATCGACTTTGCCTACCGCGGATTCAGGACCAAGGTGACGACTGCCATGGACCAGGCGTTGGCCGATTCGGTCTGCGTTTCCTGCGGGAGCTGCGTCGCTGTTTGCCCTACCGGCGCGCTGACCGAAAAAGCCATGCTCGGCAAAGGGAGAAAGTGGGAAGTGGAGAAGGTCCGCACCACCTGCCCCTTCTGCGGAGTGGGATGCAATTTTGACCTGAATGTCAAGGATGGCAGGGTCATTGGCGTCACCTCCAATCCGGACAGCCCGGTAAACGGTCCCGATCTTTGCGTCAAAGGGCGCTTCGGCATCGACTACGTCCACAGCCCGAAACGTCTGACCAAGCCCCTGATCAGGAAAAACGGGGAATTGGTAGAAGCATCCTGGGACGAAGCCCTGGATCTGGTCGCGAGCAAATTCAGCGAGATCAAAAGCAAGTTCGGCAGCGATGCCATCGCCGCTCTTTCTTCCGCCCGCTGCACCAATGAAGACAACTATGTTCTGCAGAAATTCATCCGGGCGGTGTGCGGCACCAACAATGTAGACCACTGCGCCCGCACCTGCCACGCCCCCACGGTGGCCGGTCTGGCCGCCAGCTTCGGCAGCGGCGCGATGACCAACTCGATCGAAGACATACTGCATACCGACCTGCTTTTCGTTATCGGCGCCAACCCCACCGAGGCACACCCCATGGTGGGGGCGAAGATGCTGCAGGCGGTGCAAAAAGGAACGAAGCTGGTCGTGGTTGATCCCCGTCGGATAGAATTGGCCGACAAGGCCGATCATTTCCTGCAGATCAAGTCCGGTACCGACATTCCCCTCATGAATGGGTTGATGCACATCATTATCAAGGAAGGTTTGCACGACAGGAATTTTGTCGAGGTGCGGACCGAGGGTTTTGAGGACCTTAAGGCGACAGTCGAGAAATATACCCCTGCTCGTGTTTCGGAAATGACCGGGGTGCCGGAAAACATCCTCTATGAAGTAGCCCGGATGTATGCTAAAGCCCCGAATGCCCTGATCTGTTATACGCTCGGCCTTACCGAACACGTCTGCGGCACCTATAACGTCATGAGCACCGCCAACATGGCCATGCTGACCGGTCATATCGGCCGGCTGGGATCGGGGGTCAGTCCCCTGCGCGGGCAGAACAACGTCCAGGGCGCCTGCGACATGGGAGCGCTGCCCGGCGATTATCCCGGCTATCAGAAAGTGGCTGATCCCGAGGTGCGGGCCAAATTCGAAAAGGCCTGGGGAGTGAAGCTTGTCGAAAAACCGGGCATGATGATCCCCGCCATGATGGACGCGGCTGTGGAAGGCCGGGTCAAGGCCATGTATATCATGGGGGAAGATCCGGTGCTTTCCGATCCGAACGCGAATTATATCAAGAAGGCCATGAAGGCGTTGGACTTCCTGGTGGTTCAGGAGATCTTCATGTCCGAGACGGCCAAATACGCCGATGTGGTCCTGCCGGGAGCCAGTTTCGCAGAAAAGGACGGCACTTTCACCAACGCCGAGCGGCGCGTGCAGCGGGTGCGCAAGGCCATCGAACCGATAGGCGACAGCCGCGCCGATTGGCAGATTGTCTGCGAGGTGGCAAAGCGCATGGGGCATCCCATGGAATACGGCTGGCCCGGGGACATCTGGAACGAGATGGCGGCTCTGTCTCCCATCTTCACCGGCATAAATTATGACAAGATGGATGCGGCGGGGATGCAATGGCCCTGCCCAGGGGCTGGTCATCCCGGAACAAAAATTCTGCATACAGAAACCTTCACCCGTGGCCTGGGGCTGTTGAAAGGGATAGAGCATATCCCGCCGGCGGAAATGCCCGACGAGGAATATCCCTTCCTCCTTTCCACCGGCCGCATTCTTTCCCACTACAACGTCACTACCCGTCAATCCCCGGCGCTGGCGGCCTACGTGCCGGAAGAAGCCGCGATGGTCCATCCGCTGGACGCGGCAAAACTTTCCCTGGATTCCGGCGACCGTTTGCGGGTGACATCCCGCAGAGGCAGTGTGACGACCGCGATTCAGATAACCGATCGGGTTCAGCCCGGCATGATCTGGATGAGTCTGCACCATGCTTCGACCCCCACAAACGAGTTGACGGTGCATGCCTTCGATCCCATCAGCCAGACCGGCGAGTACAAGATAGCTGCGGTCAAGGTGGAAAGATTTGCGTGA
- a CDS encoding double-cubane-cluster-containing anaerobic reductase: MAVDKPKTFQQIETMRERNVIALKESWEAEVKVVGTYCQYSPAELIVAAGAVPVSLCGTSQVPISAAERTLPRNLCPLIKSSYGFAVTDTCPFMHFADLLVAETTCDGKKKMYELLGELKPLHLMQLPQVQDEAALTTWIGEMQRLRNRLEETFGVEITPETLREAIRLLNEERRSLKRLMDICSRKPSPFSGMDLLTVLHNTGFSIDRRETIALVDQLTAELREMADAGLSPFTEATPRVLLSGVPVGIGSDKVVRLVEECGGNVVCFENCTGYKKIDRVAEEGDPLTALAERYLRVPCSCMSPNPGRFTLVEQLAEEFGVDGVIDLTWQGCHTYNIESHALKRLVQEKIGLPFLQIETDYSESDSEQLKVRIEAFLEMLGRR; the protein is encoded by the coding sequence ATGGCAGTCGATAAACCGAAAACCTTTCAGCAGATTGAAACCATGCGTGAGCGGAATGTTATCGCTCTGAAGGAATCCTGGGAGGCGGAGGTGAAAGTGGTCGGCACCTATTGCCAGTATTCTCCCGCGGAACTGATCGTGGCGGCGGGCGCGGTGCCCGTTTCCCTGTGCGGCACCAGTCAAGTACCGATTTCCGCTGCCGAGCGGACCCTGCCGCGCAATCTCTGCCCCCTGATCAAGTCGAGCTACGGTTTCGCCGTCACCGACACCTGCCCTTTCATGCATTTCGCCGACCTGCTGGTGGCCGAGACCACCTGCGACGGCAAGAAGAAGATGTACGAACTTCTCGGCGAGCTGAAACCCTTGCACCTCATGCAGTTGCCCCAGGTGCAGGACGAAGCCGCCCTGACGACCTGGATCGGGGAGATGCAGCGGCTCAGGAATCGGCTTGAAGAGACCTTTGGTGTCGAGATCACTCCGGAGACTTTGCGGGAGGCCATCCGGCTTCTCAACGAGGAGCGCCGATCCCTGAAAAGGCTGATGGATATCTGCAGCCGAAAACCTTCCCCCTTCAGCGGCATGGATCTTTTGACGGTGCTGCACAACACCGGTTTCAGCATCGATCGAAGAGAAACCATCGCTCTGGTCGACCAACTGACGGCCGAATTGCGGGAAATGGCCGATGCCGGCCTCTCCCCCTTCACCGAGGCGACTCCGCGCGTGCTGCTGAGCGGTGTGCCCGTGGGAATCGGTTCGGACAAGGTGGTCCGCCTGGTGGAGGAGTGCGGCGGCAACGTGGTCTGTTTCGAAAACTGCACCGGGTACAAGAAGATCGATCGGGTGGCGGAGGAGGGCGATCCCCTGACCGCCCTCGCCGAACGCTACCTGCGGGTGCCCTGCTCCTGCATGTCCCCCAATCCCGGGCGCTTCACGCTGGTCGAACAGTTGGCGGAGGAATTCGGGGTCGACGGGGTGATCGATCTCACCTGGCAGGGGTGCCATACCTACAACATCGAATCCCATGCCCTGAAGCGGCTTGTTCAGGAAAAGATCGGATTGCCATTTCTGCAGATCGAGACCGATTATTCCGAATCGGACTCCGAACAGCTCAAGGTGCGGATCGAAGCGTTTCTGGAAATGCTCGGCCGGCGATGA
- a CDS encoding acyl-CoA dehydratase activase has protein sequence MISVGIDIGSTATKAVVFDVGVRGRAVVPTGWDPREAALCALREALARADVSEQQVGSIVGTGYGRISLPIFDRRVTEITCHARGALHLQPDTRTVIDIGGQDSKVIALDEAGRVGDFIMNDKCAAGTGRFLQVMAGVLDETLDGLGDLADGAEPVALSSMCTVFAESEIIGLLARGVEKGRIAAGIFDTIARRVQGLAGRVALRDTVTFTGGTARNPAICEVIASRLDVRLHVPEEPQFVGALGAALIAGE, from the coding sequence ATGATAAGCGTCGGCATCGACATCGGTTCCACCGCGACCAAGGCTGTGGTATTTGACGTGGGTGTGCGGGGCAGGGCGGTGGTCCCTACGGGGTGGGATCCTCGCGAGGCTGCTCTGTGTGCCCTGCGGGAGGCCCTTGCCCGTGCGGACGTTTCGGAGCAGCAGGTCGGCAGCATAGTCGGCACCGGCTACGGCAGGATATCACTGCCCATCTTCGACCGCCGGGTAACCGAGATTACCTGCCACGCCCGGGGCGCTCTCCATCTGCAGCCGGATACCCGCACCGTGATCGACATCGGCGGCCAGGACAGCAAGGTCATCGCCCTAGACGAAGCGGGAAGGGTCGGCGATTTCATCATGAACGACAAATGTGCTGCAGGCACCGGACGCTTTCTGCAGGTCATGGCCGGGGTGCTCGACGAGACCCTAGACGGACTTGGCGACCTCGCCGACGGAGCCGAACCGGTTGCCCTGTCGAGCATGTGCACCGTCTTCGCCGAGTCCGAGATCATCGGCCTGCTCGCCAGGGGGGTGGAAAAGGGGCGGATCGCCGCCGGCATTTTCGACACCATCGCCCGGCGGGTCCAGGGACTGGCCGGGCGGGTGGCACTGCGGGACACGGTCACCTTCACCGGCGGAACGGCCCGAAACCCCGCCATCTGCGAAGTCATCGCCTCACGCCTCGACGTGAGGCTTCATGTGCCCGAGGAGCCGCAGTTCGTGGGCGCTCTCGGTGCGGCCCTCATCGCTGGGGAATGA
- a CDS encoding ABC transporter ATP-binding protein gives MESVLRVSGVEKIFVTENGKCVQALADVSLDVGANDFICIVGPSGCGKSTLLRIIAGLERATAGCVFYHDEPIMAPHRQIGMVFQEYSLFPWRTVLDNVRAGLEFAGLTREASQRRAGEYLRLVGLEQFAQAFPHELSGGMQQRVAIARSLATEPRVLLMDEPFGALDAYTRIVLQKELLRIRELNRNTILFVTHSVDEAIFLADRILVMSTNPGRILEIIDVPMSRPRDRGNPRYGAMAAEILAKLEKETTGVIKIS, from the coding sequence ATGGAAAGCGTCCTGCGGGTGTCCGGGGTAGAAAAGATATTTGTTACTGAAAACGGGAAATGCGTCCAGGCACTGGCGGACGTTTCCTTAGATGTCGGCGCCAATGATTTCATCTGCATCGTCGGCCCCTCCGGTTGCGGCAAGTCGACCCTGCTGAGAATTATCGCCGGCCTAGAGCGGGCGACGGCGGGGTGCGTCTTTTACCATGACGAACCGATCATGGCGCCCCACCGTCAAATCGGTATGGTGTTTCAGGAATATTCCCTCTTTCCCTGGCGGACCGTGCTGGACAATGTCCGCGCGGGACTGGAATTTGCCGGCCTGACCCGGGAGGCTTCGCAGAGGCGTGCGGGGGAATATCTCCGGCTGGTAGGGCTCGAGCAGTTCGCCCAGGCTTTTCCCCACGAACTTTCGGGAGGCATGCAGCAAAGAGTGGCCATCGCCCGTTCCCTGGCCACCGAACCCCGGGTTCTTCTCATGGACGAGCCTTTCGGAGCCCTGGATGCCTACACCCGGATCGTGCTGCAAAAGGAATTGCTGCGGATCCGGGAACTGAATCGCAACACGATCCTGTTCGTCACCCATAGCGTCGATGAAGCGATTTTTCTGGCCGACCGTATTCTTGTGATGTCGACGAATCCCGGCAGAATCCTGGAGATCATCGACGTTCCCATGAGCAGGCCGCGGGACCGGGGTAATCCCCGGTACGGAGCAATGGCGGCGGAAATACTGGCCAAGCTCGAGAAGGAGACCACTGGTGTCATCAAGATATCGTGA
- a CDS encoding ABC transporter permease — protein sequence MKERAFRYTIPSIAPFLLLLVWHFLTPWIGNEIILPAPQNVFAILLHPGRDLISMGSLIGNIAVSLARVAAGYLTAVALAIPLGIFMAYYGIVNRFFSNFLGIFRPIPPLAWVPLVLAWFGVASLATVSGIEPGTFYIYLHNLKFSMIFIIFIGGFYPVLTSTINGVSSVRKTLIDSARMLGARKRDIFLKVLLPGAAPGIVIGMRIGLGVSWMCLVSAEMLPGSMSGVGYLITHAFTVARTDVVIAGMISIGCVGAALDLLFRRFEERQFKWQRLCR from the coding sequence ATGAAAGAGAGAGCCTTCAGGTATACGATTCCCTCTATCGCGCCGTTCCTTTTGCTGCTTGTCTGGCATTTCCTGACGCCCTGGATCGGCAATGAAATCATTCTGCCCGCCCCCCAAAATGTATTCGCGATTCTTTTACATCCGGGCCGCGATCTGATCAGCATGGGGTCTCTCATCGGCAACATCGCCGTCAGCCTGGCAAGGGTGGCGGCCGGGTATCTCACGGCCGTGGCCCTGGCGATTCCCCTCGGTATTTTCATGGCGTACTACGGTATCGTTAACAGGTTTTTCAGCAATTTTCTTGGCATATTCAGGCCTATCCCGCCTCTGGCCTGGGTGCCCCTGGTTCTCGCCTGGTTCGGGGTTGCCAGCCTGGCAACCGTTTCGGGGATCGAGCCGGGCACGTTCTATATCTACCTGCATAACCTGAAATTTTCGATGATCTTTATCATTTTCATCGGCGGATTCTATCCGGTGCTGACCAGCACCATCAACGGTGTGTCGAGCGTCAGAAAAACCCTGATCGACTCGGCCAGAATGCTCGGCGCCCGCAAGCGGGATATCTTCCTGAAGGTGCTGCTGCCGGGCGCCGCTCCCGGCATCGTCATCGGCATGCGTATCGGTCTCGGCGTTTCCTGGATGTGCCTGGTATCCGCAGAGATGCTGCCCGGCAGCATGTCCGGGGTCGGCTATCTGATCACCCATGCCTTCACCGTCGCCCGGACTGACGTTGTAATTGCCGGCATGATCAGCATCGGCTGTGTCGGAGCCGCACTCGACCTTCTTTTCCGACGCTTCGAGGAAAGGCAATTCAAATGGCAACGCCTGTGCCGTTAA
- a CDS encoding ABC transporter substrate-binding protein, which yields MDSKGRFCRRQTSALSLLAGLFVLLTVSSPFAANDASIPNLRTGYINTTHHIPLIAALDRGEEFKSSGVYLKPVLQKEKYELFADGRKLANLDIILNKSGSETATMFAMKRIDVALASITAIMTGIDRGAEVKVLCPLHVDGMSLVVPKGSLITSWDSFITRVEKAKRPIAIGYHSPTSAPKIVLESALNRAGIKVTENPNDPAANVLLVDLKSTSNFIPSLTAGQVDGVVAPAPFPEVAQLKGVGQIVTDLRDLPPKGDWHNFPCCVLAAREEMLTAHPEALRKLVELMAASTAWCNAHPAEVAAITEKWMGTPAEAVENSTIVYTVVPSKNWKQGVDTYMSILNKLTVFSGKLDGKTLEEVEKLLFAFQFIPES from the coding sequence ATGGACAGCAAGGGCAGGTTCTGCCGCAGGCAAACTTCGGCTTTATCGTTACTGGCCGGGCTCTTTGTGCTTTTGACGGTTTCCTCGCCGTTTGCTGCCAACGACGCTTCGATCCCCAACCTTCGAACCGGATACATCAATACCACTCATCACATCCCGCTGATCGCGGCACTGGACCGGGGAGAAGAGTTCAAAAGTTCCGGGGTCTATCTCAAGCCGGTGCTGCAAAAAGAGAAGTACGAGCTTTTTGCCGATGGCCGGAAACTGGCGAATCTCGACATCATTCTGAACAAGAGCGGTTCCGAGACGGCAACCATGTTCGCCATGAAACGGATAGATGTGGCGCTGGCCTCCATAACCGCAATCATGACGGGGATCGACCGCGGCGCCGAGGTCAAGGTCCTTTGTCCTCTGCACGTGGACGGCATGAGCCTGGTGGTGCCGAAAGGCAGCCTCATAACTTCTTGGGATTCCTTCATCACGCGGGTCGAGAAGGCGAAACGACCGATCGCGATTGGATATCACTCTCCGACCAGCGCTCCGAAAATCGTTCTTGAAAGCGCCTTGAACCGCGCCGGGATCAAGGTCACGGAAAACCCCAACGACCCTGCGGCCAATGTGCTGCTGGTCGATCTCAAGTCGACTTCCAACTTCATACCCTCTCTGACCGCCGGCCAGGTTGATGGAGTGGTGGCTCCCGCCCCCTTTCCGGAAGTGGCTCAACTCAAGGGAGTCGGGCAGATCGTTACTGATCTGCGCGACCTTCCCCCGAAAGGGGACTGGCATAATTTCCCCTGCTGCGTCCTGGCAGCCAGGGAAGAGATGCTGACCGCCCATCCGGAAGCTCTGCGGAAACTCGTTGAGCTGATGGCGGCCAGCACCGCCTGGTGCAACGCCCATCCGGCCGAGGTTGCCGCGATTACCGAAAAGTGGATGGGCACTCCCGCCGAGGCGGTCGAGAATTCGACCATCGTTTACACGGTGGTTCCTTCAAAAAACTGGAAGCAGGGTGTCGACACCTACATGTCCATTCTGAACAAGCTCACCGTTTTTTCCGGAAAGCTGGACGGCAAGACCCTTGAAGAGGTCGAAAAACTCCTGTTCGCGTTCCAGTTTATACCCGAATCCTGA
- a CDS encoding molybdopterin molybdotransferase MoeA, whose amino-acid sequence MLQSISMENALGILENYASTVGTEVIPVVDAFERILAEDIEAGFPLPPFCRSPLDGYALRAEDTVQADKNRPVTLRMVQSVFAGGMATRPLLPGEVMAITTGAPLPEGSDCIIKFEDVICEGDAVIIGSRLRSGENVVPQGEDVARGERVLGKGANITPAVVGLLASLGIEKVQVFRKPKVAVISIGDELLEMGQTLSPGKIFNSNLYSLSMQVAEAGGRACPDETVPDDTTAIARSLDRALAEHDLVVTTGGASVGCRDLVRDAIVLSGANILFWKVGMKPGTPAVCGEKNGKLIVGLSGNPSAAMITFLLLVRPIIRVMGGKKSGRLPEVSAVMDQPFKKGSNQRRLLRAVVEWKNGRYHAIPAGIQSPGALKSMVFSNALIDIPAGHTPLEIGEEVKALLLPPPYCLQG is encoded by the coding sequence ATGCTGCAATCCATATCGATGGAAAATGCACTTGGAATCCTGGAAAATTATGCATCGACAGTCGGAACGGAGGTTATTCCGGTCGTCGATGCCTTTGAAAGGATTCTGGCCGAGGATATCGAGGCCGGCTTCCCTCTTCCTCCTTTTTGCCGATCGCCCCTGGACGGCTACGCCCTTCGTGCCGAAGATACCGTGCAGGCCGATAAAAACCGTCCTGTCACACTCCGCATGGTTCAATCCGTATTTGCCGGCGGCATGGCCACCCGACCCTTGTTGCCAGGGGAAGTCATGGCCATTACCACCGGAGCTCCCCTGCCGGAAGGGAGTGACTGTATCATCAAGTTTGAAGATGTTATCTGTGAAGGGGATGCCGTTATCATCGGCTCCCGGCTTAGATCCGGGGAGAATGTCGTGCCCCAGGGTGAAGACGTTGCCCGGGGAGAAAGGGTTCTGGGCAAAGGCGCGAATATCACGCCCGCTGTCGTAGGACTCCTGGCCTCGCTGGGGATAGAAAAAGTACAAGTTTTCAGAAAACCCAAAGTTGCAGTCATCTCGATCGGTGATGAACTGCTCGAAATGGGGCAGACCCTCTCTCCCGGAAAAATTTTCAACAGCAACCTGTATTCCCTCTCCATGCAGGTAGCCGAGGCCGGTGGGAGGGCCTGCCCCGATGAAACCGTTCCCGATGATACAACCGCTATTGCCCGTTCGCTCGATCGGGCCCTTGCGGAACACGATCTGGTGGTTACCACCGGCGGCGCTTCCGTTGGGTGCCGGGACCTGGTTCGAGATGCCATTGTGCTGAGCGGCGCAAACATCCTGTTCTGGAAAGTGGGGATGAAGCCGGGAACCCCTGCGGTATGCGGGGAAAAGAACGGAAAACTGATCGTCGGCCTGTCCGGCAATCCTTCGGCGGCCATGATCACTTTCCTCCTTCTGGTGAGGCCGATCATCCGGGTCATGGGCGGAAAGAAATCGGGGCGGCTTCCGGAAGTCAGCGCCGTCATGGATCAGCCCTTCAAAAAAGGCAGCAATCAGCGGCGCCTGTTGCGAGCCGTCGTAGAGTGGAAAAACGGGCGCTACCATGCAATTCCAGCGGGCATCCAGAGCCCCGGAGCCCTCAAATCCATGGTGTTCTCCAATGCCCTGATCGACATCCCGGCGGGGCACACCCCCCTGGAGATCGGCGAAGAAGTCAAGGCCCTCCTTTTGCCCCCTCCCTATTGCCTTCAGGGCTGA